The genome window GGGATTGAAACTTAATGACGGCGGATGGGTAGATGTTTCATCGGACAGTCGCAGGACACCGAAAACCCAGAACGGGATTGAAACTCCGGCCGCTCGCGCTCGTCGTCGGTCTCGTCGCCGTGTCGCAGGACACCGAAAACCCAGAACGGGATTGAAACATGACCGACGAGATCGTCATCGGGCGGTCGCGTCGCAGGACACCGAAAACCCAGAACGGGATTGAAACAGCGCGTAATGCAGTCCCTACTCGAGCGGGCGATGGCGTCGCAGGACACCGAAAACCCAGAACGGGATTGAAACGAGCTACCGCGTCCGAGACTTTGAGGATGCGGAGGGTCGCAGGACACCGAAAACCCAGAACGGGATTGAAACACCAGTATATCGGAACCATCACCGCCTACAAACCGTGGGTCGCAGGACACCGAAAACCCAGAACGGGATTGAAACCAGTTAGGCTGGTGGGATCGGACCGGACGTCCCGCGGTCGCAGGACACCGAAAACCCAGAACGGGATTGAAACGGGTTGGCCAGTGGATTTCCGGCCGATCGTTTCGAGTCGCAGGACACCGAAAACCCAGAACGGGATTGAAACGGTCAGACCTCGCTCTTTCATCGCCTGAACCTCAGGTCGTAGGACACCGAAAACCCAGAACGGGATTGAAACAAAGTAGAGATCCACTGTGCTTCTCGAGCGACAGCGTCGCAGGACACCGAAAACCCAGAACGGGATTGAAATATGTCGTTATAGTTTAAACAGTATAATGCAAGCGGTGGATGAGTATAGTTGTGATAACCGTTATCCCATTCGATCTAAGGCGTCGCGTCGGTCTTCAACCGGGGCTTGGTCGTATTTCATCGTCGTCTGTTCGCACTGATGCCGTAGTTGCATTTGTGCTGCTGCCAATCCTTCTTCTCGAGTCATGTACGTTCCTACGGAGTGACGAATCGTGTACCAACTAATCGTCCGATTCGTTGTATCAATGTCGGCAATTTCGCAAAGCTGTTGAAGGAGATATTTGAGCGACGACGACCGATACGTATTCCCTTCACGGGTTAACCAGAGTGTGTCTGTTTCGTCGTAATCCAGGTACGAGTCTCGCTCGTTGATCCATCGGTGGAGAATATCGGCAGTCCGTGAGTGTAAACTCACAACCCAGTTGTCTCGATTTTTCGAACTTTCATCTTTGGGAATCCGCAACACCTGATTGTCCACATCAACCCAGTACGTACGCGCTCGAGCGACTTCGATTGGTCGTAATCCTGTATCCAAACTTGTCGCGACGAGCGACGGAATTTTCCAGCCGTTTGCTCGCTCCCAGTCTTCGGAAGTCACCGCCGATTTTGGTTTCTCAAACCGCTGTGCGAGATATGCACGCCACCGGTCACGACCCGATGGTGAGAGATCGCCGTATCCTGGTATACTCCCATACTCAAGTGCCGCATCACGAAGCAGCCCTCGTTCCTCGCGAGTAAAGAAGTCCTTTGGTTGAGCCGCAGAATTTGACGCTGAAAACGTGATTGATGGGGTCCATTCTGCTATCCCATGCTCGTGCGTGCGCCATTTGAACAGCATCTGAACGGCTTTCTGATGGTTTGATTTATCAGCATTACTGGTATTTCGATAGGCGAGATCCTTCAGATAGGCGTCAGCATGTCTGTGGTCCGGAGTAGATACGTATCGATCCTCAGTCTCCCAAACCCATCGGTAAAACATGTCCATGCGACTGGCGCGTGCTCGAACAGTTTCAAAAGCGTACCCCTCTGCATGATCAGGATCTTTGCCGAAATGGAGTAACCATCGAAGACAATCTCTCCGCTGTGACCGATAGTCAACCAACTGTCGCTCGTTCAGCGTGGCCTCTGACGGTCCCGTAACTAACGTGATCTCGTCTAAGTCAGTCATCGAAATCACACTGGACGGGATAGCCGGGACCCAATTGACGGAGGGACTGGAACCAATTTATGTACGCTGTCACCCGTCTATTCCCGGAATTCTGCCGAAATGGCTGCGCAGTTGCCGATCGCCAACTGTTATTTCTTCCGAACACTAATCCGTTGAATCGGGATGTTGGGCAAAACCGTCTAATCGACAGACGGCGAAACGATACGTCGACCCGTTGAATCGGATTGCCCTGGGGCAACATCGAAGTACACCTGTTGCCACAGCTCGAAACCAGGAGACAGCGAAAGGATGGAGTGCTCCGTCAGGGATTCGAACCCTGGTCATTGCCGTGAGAGGGCAATATGATTGGCCGGACTACACCAACGGAGCGCGTTGGACTTCGTCTGCAATCGATTATTGCGCGGTAGTTCGTTTAAGAGTTGCGTTTCGACCCAGCGATGGGCTGCGTTCGCACGCCTCGGCGCCGATTACTCGTCGAATGGGGATTTCGTTGCTTCCGGTTCGAACCCCTCGAGGCTGATGATGTTCTCGCGGCCGACCCGGAGTTTGCTGATGGTCCCGTCTTCTTCCATGTCCGACAGCAACATGCTCACTTTCGACTTCGACCAGCCGGTTTCTTCGACGATGTTGACTTGCTTCATCCGGCCGCCGTTCTCACGGATAAGGGTGACGACGCGGTCTTCGTCGGTCAGAAGTTCCTCGTCGGAGAGTGGGTCGGCTGTAGCGTGCTCATCGGTGTCGTCTCGAGTGGTGGTCCCGGGATTGTCTTTGGAGTCGTCGGTCGGGCCGGTCGCCGTGGACGAACTGCCTACAGTGTCCCCGGAAGATCGGCGGTACCAGACGGCCCCTGCAGCGAGGCCGAGTGCGAGGACGAAGAGTGCGAGCGCCCAAGGGAGTGGGCTGTCGCCAGCTATCGTTCCGTCGGACAACGTACCACTGTCGCCGGTCGAGCCGGCATCAGGCTCCTCGAGGACGGCGTGGGGCTGGCCGTCGAGGAACTCCTGTTCGCCGCTCCACTGGATCGAGGAAGCGTCCGAAAGCGAAGCGCCCACGTAGTCCGGTTCGGGTTCTGCACGCTGGAACTCGAGGTCGCCGCCGGGTTGGATGGCGATCGACTGATCGTCAGTGATGTAGAGGTCTTGGAAGACATCGCCGACGACGACTGCCCCATCGTCGGTCTCGGCGAATCCGTCCCACTGGAACGACATCTCGACGACTCCCATCGAGTTGAGTTGTCCGTCGACGGTCGCTGATCGGTTGAACGTCGATGCCTCCATCTCCCGATCGGTCTGATCGTTCCCATCGACCATCGCGACTGCTTGCTCTCTAAACTGCACGTACATACCGGTTTCTTCGGATTCGAACTCCTCGGCGAACGCCTCGAAGTTCTCCTGCGTCGCCGAGCCGTCACCTTCGTCGAGTCGAAGTTCGTACCTGAACGTCCAGGTCGCGCTCCCGTTTTCGTGGACGGTGATATCGAACGTCGTCGTATCGAAGTCACCCGAACCGATGTCGTCAGAACTTGCAGTTACGGCAGTCGTCGACGGGGCACTTACGGCTGGCGACCCGTGATCCCCCCGTTCGGCGGCGGCGCCGCCCAGCACCATCGGCCCGAACAGCCCGGCAACGACGACGAGGACGACGATTCCGATAGAAACCGGCCGGTTCATTCAGTTACCACTACGTGGCGGAGTTCAAAATGCTTGTGAATACAGGGAAAATCGCGGTCGTGCCTGCCGTGTGTCGATACGCACAAACCACTCGACGGTGTAGCCCCGGACATGATCGACAATCTCGCACAGGGTGTACGAGCGTTTACGAGCAACGTCTACCTGGTCGGCGGTGAACGGACGGTCATCGTCGATCCGGGAGCCAATTTCGACGTCGTCGACCGAATCCGTGACCGCGTCGACGACCTCGACGCAGTCGTCCTCACACACACGCATTCGGACCACGTCGAGAATCTCGAGGCGGTCACAGACGCCTTCGACGTCGACGCCTGGGGTTACGATCCGTCGATCGAGGGCGTCGATCACGCGATCGAAGACGAAGAACGGATTCAGCTGGGCGATCACGAGTACGTGGCGTTACACACCCCCGGCCACAAAGACGATCACCTCTGTTTTCACTCGGCGGACGCGGGCGTCCTCTTTGCAGGCGATTTGGTCTTCCAGAACGGCAGTTTCGGCCGAACCGACCTCGCAGAAGGCGACCGAGACACGCTGATCGAGAGCATCGATCGAGTTCTCGAGCGGATCTCATCCGACCTCGCGGAGCTACACACCGGACACGGCCCGAGCGTGACGAACCAGCCCTACGATCACGTCGAACTGGCCGCACAGATGGCTCGCCAGATGTGACGGGCCGGGTGTGACGGCTGTCAACCAGGAGATACGTTCTCCGTTCTCGCGTCGCTTTTTACTCTTTCAGTCCGTAGTAGCCGGGTTCGTCGTCGTGTCGCGGCTCGGCGACGACGAGGTCGTCGGCGTTGGTCATGATCCACGGGATCGCCCAGTCGAGCAGGATGTCCTCGGTCTCCCGATCGATGTTGACGTCGGCCTCGAGCCCCTGGAGGAGCCGAGCGATCTCGTAGACGGTGTACATCTGGTCGGTCTCGAAGAGCTCCTTGGGCGTGTAAAAATCACACGGCGGGAGGCTGTCGAACTCGGATTTCGGAACGGGCATATCTCATCCGTACCGGCCGTGTGTGCCTAAATCGTTCGTTCTGGGCTCGCGTCGCCGACGGTCGGACGACTCTCAGCCCCGCCGCTCGAGTGCGTCCGCCAACATCTCGAGTGGGTGTTTCGGGCGGTCGTACCCCTCGAAGTCGCCGAGTTGCGTTCGACAGGGAGGGTTCCGGGAGCGTTCTGATGGTAATGGCCGTGGTACACCAGCCGATCGGTGCCGGTCACGTCGAGCGAGAGTCGTTCGCCCGACCGACTGGCGTCGAGATACTCACAGACGTCCTATGCGTTCCAGGCGAGTCGCTCGAATCGCTCGTCGGCTATCGTTTTGGCGAGCGGCGACCGGTACTCGCCGACGACCATAGACGCGTCCGACGGCTCGACGAAGACGACCGACCAGCCGCGATCGAGATACGGGATCGGGGCCGCCTGCTCGGTGTTGGCTCGGTCGGTCGCCGTCGGGTGGTTCGTCCTGGGCGGCCGTGTACGCTTGTAGTTGCCATTTTTCACTGTGGATCACGGCAGTGGCTTGCACCGGCGGCGACGCAGGACGGAGCCGTCGCTCGTTCGCGAACGATCAAAAAACAGCGGGATTGACTGGCTCGTCGCTTACTCGAAGTGGCCGAGGCACTTCTGGTACTCTTCTTCGACTTTGTCCCAGTTGACGACGTCGAAGAAGCCTTCGATGAAGCTGCCGCGGTCCGGGCCGTAGTCGTAGTAGTAGGAGTGCTCCCAGACGTCACAGGCGAGGATCGGGTGCGAGCCCCAGAGTGCGCCCTGGTCGTGTTTGTCGACGGCGACGTTGCGGAGCTGCTTGGCGACCGGGTCGTAGACCAGTAGCGCCCAGCCACCGGCGGCGCCGGCGGCGGCCTCGAACTCGCCCTTCCAGCCCTCGTAGGAGCCAAAGTCCGCCTCGATTCGGTCGGCGAGGTCGCCCTCTGGCTCGCCGCCGCCGTCAGCGGACATGTTCTCCCAGAACAGCGTGTGGAGATAGTGACCACAGCCGTTGTGGGTAACACTCGAGAGCGCGCCCGGCGTCGAGTCGAAGTCGCCGGACTCGCGGTTCTCAGCGAGCGTCTCCTCGGCACTGTTGAGGCCGTTTACGTAGCCCTGGTGGTGGGTGTCGTGATGCCAGGTGACGACCTGTTCGGAGATCGATGGCTCGAGTGCGTCGTAATCGTATGGAAGTGGTGGAAGTTCGTGGTCAGTCATTGATAACACCTGTTAGTCTATATCGGTATCTCTCCTGTTAAGTGTTGAGGAGTGGAACGATATCACACCTCACGTCGTTCGGTCAGTGGAGAGCCGATACAGACGACACGGAGAGCAACCACGAACTTCGTGTTAAACCTTTCAGCGTACCACCAATCAACGCCCTACGACCGTCGTCGACTGATGCTCGGTTTCGAACGGTGTCGCTTACGAGAGTTCCTTATGCTTTGCGTGCTCGAGCCACTCTTCGAGCGACGGCTGGGTCCAGTACCGGACCGTCTCGCTGCGCCGGTCAAGCTCGATGATTCCTGCGTCCTCGAGTTTCGGTAGGTGGACGTGTTG of Natrarchaeobaculum sulfurireducens contains these proteins:
- a CDS encoding DUF5827 family protein produces the protein MPVPKSEFDSLPPCDFYTPKELFETDQMYTVYEIARLLQGLEADVNIDRETEDILLDWAIPWIMTNADDLVVAEPRHDDEPGYYGLKE
- a CDS encoding tyrosine-type recombinase/integrase; amino-acid sequence: MTDLDEITLVTGPSEATLNERQLVDYRSQRRDCLRWLLHFGKDPDHAEGYAFETVRARASRMDMFYRWVWETEDRYVSTPDHRHADAYLKDLAYRNTSNADKSNHQKAVQMLFKWRTHEHGIAEWTPSITFSASNSAAQPKDFFTREERGLLRDAALEYGSIPGYGDLSPSGRDRWRAYLAQRFEKPKSAVTSEDWERANGWKIPSLVATSLDTGLRPIEVARARTYWVDVDNQVLRIPKDESSKNRDNWVVSLHSRTADILHRWINERDSYLDYDETDTLWLTREGNTYRSSSLKYLLQQLCEIADIDTTNRTISWYTIRHSVGTYMTREEGLAAAQMQLRHQCEQTTMKYDQAPVEDRRDALDRMG
- the sod gene encoding superoxide dismutase yields the protein MTDHELPPLPYDYDALEPSISEQVVTWHHDTHHQGYVNGLNSAEETLAENRESGDFDSTPGALSSVTHNGCGHYLHTLFWENMSADGGGEPEGDLADRIEADFGSYEGWKGEFEAAAGAAGGWALLVYDPVAKQLRNVAVDKHDQGALWGSHPILACDVWEHSYYYDYGPDRGSFIEGFFDVVNWDKVEEEYQKCLGHFE
- a CDS encoding helix-turn-helix transcriptional regulator, giving the protein MNRPVSIGIVVLVVVAGLFGPMVLGGAAAERGDHGSPAVSAPSTTAVTASSDDIGSGDFDTTTFDITVHENGSATWTFRYELRLDEGDGSATQENFEAFAEEFESEETGMYVQFREQAVAMVDGNDQTDREMEASTFNRSATVDGQLNSMGVVEMSFQWDGFAETDDGAVVVGDVFQDLYITDDQSIAIQPGGDLEFQRAEPEPDYVGASLSDASSIQWSGEQEFLDGQPHAVLEEPDAGSTGDSGTLSDGTIAGDSPLPWALALFVLALGLAAGAVWYRRSSGDTVGSSSTATGPTDDSKDNPGTTTRDDTDEHATADPLSDEELLTDEDRVVTLIRENGGRMKQVNIVEETGWSKSKVSMLLSDMEEDGTISKLRVGRENIISLEGFEPEATKSPFDE
- a CDS encoding MBL fold metallo-hydrolase; this encodes MIDNLAQGVRAFTSNVYLVGGERTVIVDPGANFDVVDRIRDRVDDLDAVVLTHTHSDHVENLEAVTDAFDVDAWGYDPSIEGVDHAIEDEERIQLGDHEYVALHTPGHKDDHLCFHSADAGVLFAGDLVFQNGSFGRTDLAEGDRDTLIESIDRVLERISSDLAELHTGHGPSVTNQPYDHVELAAQMARQM